The Candidatus Goldiibacteriota bacterium genome contains the following window.
TTAAATGCGCGGGGTTTAATCCGTCTGATGACGCGGAATTTCTGGATGCCCGCTGTGTTGAAACCTGCGTCAGAGAGCAGTTAAAAGAGATGGGCAGCGGGGATAATGGGTGCTATTCAGATGCCCTTAATAACATACTGGATTCATACATAACGACAGTCCTTGAAGAAGAACCGGAAAGCATGAAATTCTACGGGAGCATAAAATGAACAGGCGGATTGTTTATTTCTTTTTTGTATCCCTTTTTATGTTTTCGGCCTGTGTTTCATTTAAAGGGTCGGGGACAGCCGGCAGGGCCTCGGGGCCGAATGCAAACGCAAGGGAAGCCGTTGTAAACGCGGCCAAGAATATGCTTAACAGAAGCTATCAGTCTGGTTCATTGAACTGTTCCGGGCTTGCGCAGAAAGCGTATTCAAAGGCGGGCATAAGTATTCCAAGGACTGCTTTGTCGCAGTATTCAAAGTCAAAAAAGGTAGGCAGGTCAAACCTTGAAAAAGGGGATCTGGTTTTTTTTAATACCAACGGCGGCGGAGTGTCACACGTGGGCGTATATATAGGCGGCGGTGTGTTTATTCACGCCCCCAAAACAGGCGACTCTGTAAGAAAAGACGAACTTGAAAACGTCTATTGGAAAAGAGTTTATATGGGCGCCGGACATTTCTTTTAAGAGGTAATGACATGAGACTATTTAAAACAGCAGTCACAGGGGTTCTGGTTCTGGCTTTTATTATATCTTCGGGTATAATTAGCAGGGCTGAATTATATAATCTTGAAGTGCAGCAGGAAATTGAAAAAGAAGCACAGCTTAAAGACGCCGTAAAAAAGCCCGCAAAGAAAAAAGCAAAAAAGAAGCCTAAATTGACGGGTGAAGCCGCTAAAAGGGAAAAAATTGTAAATGCGGCCATGGCACTTATCGGGCAGGACTACTGGCCGGGCGGCACAGGCAGTGAAGATGATTACGGTTATGACTGTTCCGGGTTAACCCAGCACGCTTATATGGCCGCGGGTATTGCAATTCCCAAGAAATCAACAGAGCAGTACAGAAAAGCCACAATAATACTTCAAAGGGAATTGAAAAGAGGAGACCTTGTTTTTTTTAATACACGGGGAATGGGTGTAAATCACGTCGGTGTTTATATAGGCGGCGGCATGTTTGTACACGCGCCCGGAATTGGAAAGCAGATTCAGACCGCGGATTTAAATAAAAGTTATTGGGGTTCCAGGTTTTTTGGAGCGGGAAGATATATAAAATAAATTTACGCTGCGGGGGTAAAAATGGACTTAAAAAAGTTAAAAAGCCAGGTTACTTTTATTAAACTTATTGTTTTTGTGGT
Protein-coding sequences here:
- a CDS encoding C40 family peptidase, which encodes MRLFKTAVTGVLVLAFIISSGIISRAELYNLEVQQEIEKEAQLKDAVKKPAKKKAKKKPKLTGEAAKREKIVNAAMALIGQDYWPGGTGSEDDYGYDCSGLTQHAYMAAGIAIPKKSTEQYRKATIILQRELKRGDLVFFNTRGMGVNHVGVYIGGGMFVHAPGIGKQIQTADLNKSYWGSRFFGAGRYIK
- a CDS encoding C40 family peptidase, coding for MNRRIVYFFFVSLFMFSACVSFKGSGTAGRASGPNANAREAVVNAAKNMLNRSYQSGSLNCSGLAQKAYSKAGISIPRTALSQYSKSKKVGRSNLEKGDLVFFNTNGGGVSHVGVYIGGGVFIHAPKTGDSVRKDELENVYWKRVYMGAGHFF